Proteins from a genomic interval of Oceanispirochaeta crateris:
- the lnt gene encoding apolipoprotein N-acyltransferase — MMKILEKYPWLADLFLLLSGSLLFALSFPNFLYRWGFGFLAWFALIPVFLLIHRAGFLKSILYGALYGYFAYSLFNFWLAKFNPTSFVVVPLIYAVYFMFWFPVFKWADKTFPRWGYLMQLVFWLAFEIFRTKGFLGYSYGILGYSQYRNLSVIGISDLTGVLGVSGLLVFPSLWIARYLIFRKEVGGAFSLLKKAKFLAIPGCLYLLILTGSLVYSHVNRVDYDDSPVWKTSLIQHDINAWLSGTEVYAKALDKLLELSEEAMADEPDAVVWSETSFVPSIQWHNKRREDRERLALVQRLLDFLEDKDTPFLIGNNDSELSAGKMITYNSVLQFQGKDIVDNYRKIHLVPFGEHFPYTKLFPRFYEYILDNGATFYEKGAEYSVFDVAGVKASPLICFEDTFGYLSRNFVREGAQVLVNVTNDSWSPAQACSIQHVGMAVFRSVENRRSMIRATNGGFTCLIDPNGKIVEYLEPFTADILTVDVPVYDGVSTVYTRTNFLFDRLIMILSIIFGIGLTLFTILKKRGEK; from the coding sequence ATGATGAAAATCCTTGAAAAATACCCATGGCTGGCGGATTTGTTTCTCCTTCTCAGTGGATCCCTGCTGTTTGCACTATCCTTTCCCAATTTTCTCTATCGCTGGGGTTTCGGCTTTCTTGCGTGGTTTGCCCTGATTCCAGTCTTTCTCCTGATCCATCGGGCCGGGTTTCTTAAAAGCATTCTTTACGGGGCTCTTTACGGTTATTTTGCCTATAGCCTCTTTAATTTCTGGCTTGCAAAGTTTAATCCTACCTCTTTTGTCGTGGTTCCTCTGATTTATGCGGTTTATTTCATGTTTTGGTTCCCTGTCTTTAAATGGGCAGATAAGACTTTTCCTCGTTGGGGTTATCTTATGCAGCTTGTTTTCTGGCTGGCTTTTGAGATCTTCAGAACCAAAGGTTTTCTGGGATATTCATATGGAATACTCGGCTACTCACAGTATCGGAATCTATCTGTCATTGGAATCTCCGATCTCACAGGAGTTTTGGGGGTGTCCGGGCTCCTTGTCTTTCCTTCTCTCTGGATTGCCAGGTATCTCATTTTCAGAAAAGAGGTGGGGGGAGCTTTCTCTCTCCTAAAAAAGGCAAAATTCCTTGCTATTCCCGGATGTCTCTATCTGCTCATACTAACAGGAAGTCTTGTTTACTCCCATGTGAATAGGGTGGATTATGATGATAGCCCAGTGTGGAAAACCTCTCTAATCCAGCATGATATCAATGCATGGCTCAGCGGTACCGAGGTGTATGCCAAAGCTCTGGATAAATTGTTGGAGCTTTCCGAGGAAGCCATGGCAGATGAACCGGATGCAGTCGTCTGGTCCGAAACCTCTTTTGTTCCCTCTATCCAATGGCACAATAAACGCCGCGAGGATCGGGAACGCCTGGCTCTTGTTCAGAGACTTTTAGACTTTCTGGAAGACAAAGACACTCCCTTTTTGATTGGGAATAACGATTCCGAATTGTCTGCGGGAAAGATGATTACATATAACTCGGTTCTCCAGTTTCAGGGAAAGGATATTGTCGACAATTATAGAAAAATTCATCTGGTTCCATTTGGAGAGCATTTTCCATATACGAAGCTGTTCCCCAGGTTTTATGAATACATCCTGGATAATGGAGCGACCTTTTATGAAAAAGGAGCCGAATACTCTGTCTTCGATGTGGCCGGAGTAAAAGCATCCCCCCTTATCTGTTTTGAAGATACCTTCGGCTATCTCAGCCGGAACTTTGTCAGAGAAGGGGCTCAAGTCCTCGTCAACGTGACCAATGATTCCTGGTCTCCAGCCCAGGCCTGCTCTATCCAGCATGTGGGTATGGCTGTCTTCCGTTCTGTTGAAAACAGACGGTCCATGATCCGGGCAACCAACGGTGGTTTTACCTGTCTGATTGATCCCAATGGTAAAATTGTAGAATACCTGGAACCATTCACGGCGGATATCCTGACAGTGGATGTTCCGGTATATGATGGTGTATCCACGGTCTATACACGAACTAATTTTCTATTTGACAGATTAATCATGATTTTATCCATAATCTTCGGGATAGGTCTCACTCTGTTTACTATACTTAAAAAAAGAGGCGAAAAATGA
- a CDS encoding tRNA threonylcarbamoyladenosine dehydratase, with protein sequence MERFLRIDRLIGQEKRETLSEKRVCIVGLGAVGGYALEALARSGIGSFTLVDFDVINLTNINRQILAMDSTIGTSKVDLARQRILDINPDCRVEALKIFAHDETMDEIFSSVPDVLVDAIDSMAPKLALLEYAWKRGIPTVSSMGAALHCDPFSIKRSDLMKSNTCPLARQIRQKLRRRGVGKGIVCIYSTELIDYEYKDPEEEENTQRNEQDLDRGRTRKVLGSLPTVTGIFGLQIAHTVLHILLGNPLK encoded by the coding sequence ATGGAGCGGTTTTTACGAATTGATCGTCTCATCGGTCAAGAAAAAAGAGAGACCTTGTCAGAAAAGAGAGTCTGCATTGTGGGCCTGGGAGCCGTGGGAGGCTATGCCCTGGAAGCCCTGGCCAGGAGCGGAATCGGCTCGTTCACCCTGGTAGATTTTGATGTCATTAATTTGACAAACATCAACCGTCAAATTCTGGCTATGGACTCCACTATAGGGACTAGCAAGGTAGATTTGGCCCGACAAAGAATACTGGATATCAATCCAGACTGCCGGGTAGAGGCGCTTAAAATCTTTGCCCATGATGAAACCATGGATGAAATTTTCTCATCCGTTCCGGATGTGCTGGTTGATGCCATTGATTCCATGGCCCCCAAGCTGGCCCTCCTTGAGTATGCCTGGAAGAGAGGGATACCCACGGTCTCATCCATGGGAGCGGCCCTTCACTGTGATCCATTTTCTATCAAACGCAGCGATCTTATGAAATCGAATACCTGCCCATTGGCCAGACAGATCAGACAAAAGCTCCGCCGGAGGGGCGTGGGAAAGGGAATTGTCTGCATCTATTCCACAGAGCTCATCGATTATGAATACAAAGACCCCGAAGAAGAAGAAAATACCCAGAGGAATGAACAGGACTTGGACCGGGGCAGAACCAGGAAAGTTCTGGGGAGCCTACCGACTGTCACAGGGATTTTCGGCCTGCAAATTGCCCATACGGTGCTGCATATTCTGTTGGGTAATCCTCTCAAGTAA
- a CDS encoding TSUP family transporter, whose amino-acid sequence MVFEPTLTELIILLSAALTAGFVDSIAGGGGLITLPALLAVGIPPHLALGTNKLQASFGSCTAAIRYTGSGLVIRDQLVKAVIFTFIGALTGTVLIQIIPADSLKRVIPFILLAVFIYTLLSPDLGSIDRRARMKISMFYTLAGLTLGFYDGFFGPGTGSFWTIALVILMGYNLKSATANTKIVNFTSNIVSLILFIIGGNVLFIPGLIMATGQIAGAWMGSHLVIRQGTKFIRIFFLAVVALTIIKLFYQEFLG is encoded by the coding sequence ATGGTATTTGAACCGACCCTCACAGAATTGATCATACTGCTTTCAGCGGCCTTAACTGCCGGATTTGTCGACTCCATCGCAGGAGGAGGCGGATTGATCACCCTCCCCGCGCTCCTGGCGGTTGGAATTCCTCCTCACCTGGCACTGGGGACGAACAAACTTCAGGCAAGCTTCGGCTCCTGCACCGCGGCGATCCGCTATACCGGATCGGGCCTGGTGATCAGGGATCAACTCGTTAAAGCGGTCATATTCACATTCATAGGAGCTCTCACAGGAACGGTTCTCATACAGATAATTCCCGCAGACTCTCTCAAACGAGTCATCCCCTTTATTCTTCTGGCCGTGTTTATCTACACACTCCTATCCCCGGATCTGGGCAGCATTGACCGCCGTGCCCGCATGAAGATTTCAATGTTTTACACCCTTGCCGGCTTGACCCTGGGGTTCTACGATGGTTTTTTCGGTCCTGGAACCGGCTCTTTCTGGACCATTGCCCTGGTCATCCTTATGGGGTATAACCTGAAATCGGCCACAGCCAATACAAAGATTGTGAATTTCACCAGTAATATCGTGTCTCTCATCCTCTTCATCATCGGTGGAAATGTTCTCTTTATACCAGGACTGATCATGGCCACCGGTCAGATTGCAGGAGCCTGGATGGGGAGCCATCTTGTAATCCGGCAAGGAACAAAATTCATAAGAATCTTCTTTCTTGCGGTTGTAGCCCTCACGATTATAAAACTCTTTTATCAGGAATTCCTGGGCTGA
- the pepD gene encoding beta-Ala-His dipeptidase produces the protein MNHTDQILFYLSEINKTPRKSQNSGPITDWLQSWGEAQGYKVKRDGYNNLVIRVPGTKGYEDSPLVVLQGHSDMVCEKLPESDHNFETDPIVLVREGDWIRGDKTTLGADNGIALALVMDLVSDEEAVHPPLEILITSDEEIGLVGANHLEEGFVEGKILINLDSEDEGIFTIGCAGGADSRMKIPLNSEEAGSGLKAYTLSVGGLKGGHSGMDINLNLGNALKMAERVLTSLVPFESFRLAELKGGSGASNAICRDAVAHFTLSSDVDIQSIVSEWEQIFMNESGTVEEGLSLKLEDGPDVIRVLTKEAGQMILRIIRLIPHGVEKVSSVIEGLVETSSNLAWASISSEQADFLTSQRSAVMSELKDMNEKMVALSELAGGTCDTLNKYPSWKPNPESELLKKSVDVYKKVTGKEPVVEAIHAGLECGLIGDAFSGMDMISIGPTIKHPHTPEERLYVPSLEPFRFFMVELLKSFK, from the coding sequence ATGAATCATACTGACCAAATACTTTTCTATTTAAGTGAAATTAATAAGACTCCCCGGAAATCACAGAATAGCGGACCCATCACAGATTGGCTTCAGTCCTGGGGTGAAGCCCAGGGGTATAAGGTTAAACGGGACGGATATAATAATTTAGTCATCAGGGTTCCGGGAACTAAGGGATATGAGGACTCTCCTCTTGTTGTCCTTCAGGGGCATTCAGATATGGTCTGCGAAAAACTGCCGGAATCGGATCATAATTTTGAGACAGATCCCATTGTTCTGGTCCGTGAAGGCGATTGGATTCGCGGGGATAAGACCACTCTGGGAGCGGATAACGGTATCGCTTTGGCTCTGGTGATGGATCTGGTCAGCGATGAAGAAGCCGTGCATCCCCCTCTCGAGATTCTCATCACAAGTGATGAAGAGATCGGCCTGGTTGGTGCCAATCATCTGGAAGAGGGATTTGTCGAGGGTAAAATCCTGATCAATCTGGATTCTGAGGATGAGGGAATTTTTACCATCGGCTGTGCCGGTGGTGCAGACAGCCGGATGAAGATTCCCCTGAATTCTGAAGAAGCAGGTTCAGGTCTCAAGGCTTACACCCTCTCTGTTGGAGGTCTGAAGGGCGGTCATTCGGGGATGGACATCAACCTGAACTTGGGGAATGCCCTGAAGATGGCCGAGCGTGTCTTGACCAGTCTTGTTCCATTTGAGTCTTTCCGCTTAGCAGAGTTGAAGGGGGGGAGCGGTGCTTCCAATGCCATCTGCCGGGATGCGGTCGCTCATTTTACCCTCTCATCCGACGTGGATATACAGTCCATTGTTTCTGAATGGGAACAGATTTTCATGAACGAATCGGGAACGGTAGAGGAGGGACTTTCTCTAAAACTGGAAGATGGGCCTGATGTCATCCGCGTTCTAACGAAAGAAGCGGGCCAAATGATTCTGCGGATCATTCGCTTGATCCCCCATGGGGTGGAAAAGGTTTCTTCTGTCATAGAAGGTCTTGTGGAAACCTCGAGTAACCTGGCATGGGCTTCTATCAGCTCGGAACAGGCAGACTTTCTGACGAGCCAGAGGAGCGCAGTCATGTCTGAACTCAAGGATATGAATGAAAAAATGGTTGCCCTGTCTGAGCTGGCTGGAGGAACTTGTGATACCCTCAATAAGTACCCCTCCTGGAAACCAAATCCCGAGTCTGAACTGTTGAAAAAGAGTGTGGATGTATATAAGAAAGTTACTGGAAAAGAACCTGTCGTTGAGGCAATTCATGCGGGTCTGGAATGCGGATTGATCGGTGATGCATTTTCCGGGATGGATATGATCTCAATCGGACCGACCATCAAGCATCCCCATACACCGGAGGAACGCCTGTATGTGCCTTCTCTGGAGCCTTTTCGGTTCTTTATGGTTGAATTGCTGAAATCTTTTAAGTAG
- a CDS encoding TatD family hydrolase, with product MVCDAHLHSSHLPLADISSGGLFLSCSSSSADWAPLLNDPRIIPFLGIHPECLKDDWELELEELDRILKENPAAGLGECGLDRRFYKLISREEQERALKAHFDLAKKYSRSIVLHQVQASGALADFISGEKPEIPVLIHGFSGSREILKRYIQLDLFISLGPGVHSGGVELAETLKLIPDNRLLLETDWPYTAGRGSTSYKEILNQHYEEISRAMGVDFKTLAWRIRENGAVFTN from the coding sequence ATGGTATGTGATGCTCATCTTCACAGCAGCCATCTCCCTCTGGCGGACATATCCAGCGGAGGCCTCTTTCTATCCTGTTCCTCATCGAGTGCCGACTGGGCCCCCCTCCTGAATGATCCCAGGATTATCCCTTTTCTGGGTATTCATCCAGAATGTTTAAAGGATGACTGGGAATTGGAACTGGAGGAGCTGGATCGTATCCTGAAAGAGAATCCGGCAGCGGGATTAGGGGAATGCGGACTGGACAGACGATTTTATAAGTTAATTTCAAGGGAAGAACAGGAACGAGCCTTGAAGGCTCATTTCGATCTGGCGAAGAAATATAGCAGAAGTATTGTCCTACATCAGGTTCAGGCATCGGGTGCCTTGGCAGACTTTATCAGTGGAGAAAAACCGGAAATACCAGTCCTTATCCATGGTTTTTCAGGGTCTAGGGAAATACTCAAACGGTACATCCAGTTAGATCTTTTTATTTCCCTGGGACCCGGAGTGCATTCTGGGGGAGTGGAATTAGCTGAGACTCTGAAACTAATTCCAGACAATAGACTGCTCCTTGAAACGGATTGGCCATACACAGCCGGCAGGGGTAGCACATCATATAAGGAAATCTTAAATCAGCATTACGAGGAGATATCCAGAGCCATGGGAGTGGATTTTAAGACCCTGGCCTGGAGAATAAGAGAAAATGGAGCGGTTTTTACGAATTGA
- a CDS encoding DEAD/DEAH box helicase, with translation MSDKISEKFTDFGLSPALLRAIKVQKYEDPSPVQIQTIPAVMSGQDVLAAAQTGTGKTAAYTLPILDRLTRGNEVRSNHVRALILTPTRELAAQVYDSVVNYSRFLPLRSTVVYGGVKINPQMIRLTRGVDILVATPGRLLDLYRQNAINFQQLEILILDEADRMLNLGFLSEVREIKALIPQKRQTLMFTATFSEDVRALAEEFVSQAVEITIDPEVITLDAVKQWIYPVDKMRKTALFIHLIQENHWEKILVFTKTKNGADHLARKLMKAGISTATIHGNKSQGARTRALDEFKSDKVSILVATDLAARGLDIDQLPLVVNFDLPHLKEDYIHRIGRTGRAGATGEALSFVCFDDFEKLADIERLTKQVLDRRTVEGFEPEKELPPSRLDLRPFKPKKPKKPKKKKQIESLTGN, from the coding sequence ATGAGTGACAAGATATCAGAAAAATTCACAGATTTTGGTTTATCCCCTGCCCTATTGAGGGCGATCAAGGTTCAAAAGTATGAAGACCCCTCTCCTGTACAGATTCAGACCATCCCGGCGGTCATGTCCGGTCAGGATGTGCTGGCAGCCGCTCAAACCGGAACGGGTAAAACCGCGGCCTACACCCTCCCTATCCTAGATCGCCTGACAAGGGGTAATGAGGTCAGGTCAAATCATGTTCGCGCCCTCATCCTTACTCCCACCAGGGAGCTGGCGGCACAGGTATATGACAGCGTGGTGAACTACTCACGCTTTCTACCCCTGAGATCCACCGTTGTCTATGGTGGTGTCAAAATCAACCCTCAAATGATACGGTTGACCAGAGGTGTGGATATCCTGGTAGCCACTCCGGGTCGTCTTTTGGACCTGTACCGTCAGAACGCCATTAATTTTCAGCAGCTTGAGATTCTGATCCTGGATGAGGCCGACAGGATGCTCAACCTGGGCTTTCTATCCGAGGTGAGGGAGATTAAAGCTCTCATACCCCAAAAACGACAAACCTTGATGTTCACAGCAACCTTTTCGGAGGATGTGAGGGCTCTGGCTGAAGAATTTGTCTCTCAGGCGGTTGAAATAACCATTGATCCTGAAGTGATAACCCTGGATGCCGTAAAGCAATGGATCTACCCGGTGGATAAGATGAGGAAAACGGCTCTTTTCATCCACCTTATACAGGAAAATCACTGGGAAAAGATCCTGGTGTTCACAAAGACCAAAAACGGAGCCGACCATCTGGCCCGAAAACTGATGAAAGCCGGTATTTCCACTGCGACAATTCACGGCAATAAGAGTCAGGGAGCCCGAACCAGAGCCCTGGATGAATTCAAAAGCGATAAGGTGTCCATACTGGTAGCAACCGATCTGGCCGCCAGAGGCTTGGATATTGACCAGCTACCCTTGGTGGTAAACTTTGATTTGCCTCACCTTAAGGAAGACTATATTCACAGGATAGGACGCACAGGACGAGCCGGTGCTACAGGAGAAGCCCTGTCCTTTGTCTGTTTTGATGATTTTGAAAAACTCGCCGACATAGAACGGCTCACAAAACAAGTGCTGGACAGGCGGACAGTAGAAGGCTTTGAACCCGAGAAGGAACTGCCGCCGTCCCGTTTGGATCTCCGCCCATTTAAACCCAAAAAGCCGAAGAAGCCCAAAAAAAAGAAACAGATTGAGAGTCTTACCGGGAATTGA
- a CDS encoding PAS domain-containing protein — protein MSSGLQENIVEVLQEENTIVFVMSHTGKYLSLLGGSNRGLYADGSVLIGKSYPDVLKKEKAEYFQSLLDKVIETKEPLEVEYELSSADFIEKLSNGPSTCQKYRVNIFPLEIDPQEKLHKVVWAVHNITDQ, from the coding sequence ATGTCTTCCGGCCTCCAAGAAAATATAGTAGAAGTTCTTCAGGAAGAGAATACCATAGTCTTTGTCATGAGCCATACAGGGAAATACCTCAGCCTCCTGGGTGGGTCCAACAGAGGACTCTATGCGGACGGTTCAGTACTTATTGGCAAGAGTTATCCTGATGTTCTTAAAAAAGAAAAAGCAGAGTACTTCCAATCTCTCCTGGATAAGGTGATTGAAACCAAGGAGCCTCTGGAAGTGGAATATGAACTGAGTTCTGCTGATTTTATTGAAAAACTGAGCAACGGCCCCTCGACCTGTCAGAAATACAGGGTGAATATTTTTCCTCTGGAGATAGACCCTCAGGAAAAACTCCATAAAGTAGTATGGGCAGTGCATAACATCACCGATCAATAA
- the sbcB gene encoding exodeoxyribonuclease I, with protein sequence MTFLWYDLETFGKNPRWDRVAQFAAVRTNEQFEIMEDPVVLYCRITPDYIPDPYACLVTGITPQESLEKGLREYDFIKAIDKEFSRPGTCVAGYNSIRFDDEFIRNLYYRNFLDPYRREWADGNSRWDILDLVRATHDLRPEGITWPQHEDGRPLFKLEKLSEANGISHEHAHDALSDVYATIGMARLIAEKQPRIYNYFFEHRQKDDIKKIINLESREPLVHTSGMLTSQTGCTTLMAPLVVDPLMRNSIHCFDLRFDPTPLLELTVGEIRHRVFTPRKELADEGLERIPLKDINIGKCPIVAPMNTLDDEAALRLGIDKETCLEHSRLLQSDPGLLQKIREVFNQDKSKYYSVEDDPDLQIYSGGFFRDDDRIRMKIIHETAPEELKTLTLNFFDPRIPEMLRRFIGRNFPATLDAEEMAAWKSACAGRILFPKARGALDHGGFLKVLENLKYSTDVTPAQKLVVKELEKYEEILKDQVLKYAPS encoded by the coding sequence ATGACATTTTTATGGTATGATCTGGAAACCTTCGGTAAGAATCCGCGATGGGACCGGGTGGCCCAGTTTGCCGCCGTCCGCACAAATGAACAATTTGAGATAATGGAAGATCCGGTTGTTCTGTATTGCCGTATTACTCCCGATTATATTCCCGACCCCTATGCCTGTCTCGTGACAGGAATCACCCCCCAGGAATCTCTCGAAAAAGGCCTCAGGGAGTATGACTTCATCAAGGCCATAGACAAAGAATTTTCCCGGCCTGGAACCTGTGTCGCCGGTTACAACAGTATTCGCTTTGATGATGAGTTTATCCGCAACTTGTATTATAGGAACTTTCTGGACCCCTATCGGCGGGAGTGGGCTGACGGCAACAGCCGCTGGGATATCCTCGATCTGGTCCGGGCGACCCATGATTTGAGGCCGGAGGGCATTACCTGGCCTCAACACGAGGATGGGAGACCTCTGTTTAAGCTTGAAAAGCTATCCGAAGCCAATGGAATCAGCCATGAGCATGCCCATGATGCGCTTTCCGATGTGTATGCCACCATCGGAATGGCCCGCCTCATCGCCGAAAAACAGCCTCGCATCTACAACTACTTCTTTGAACACAGACAGAAGGATGATATAAAAAAGATCATCAATTTGGAAAGCCGGGAACCCCTGGTACATACATCGGGTATGCTGACAAGCCAGACGGGCTGTACTACCCTGATGGCTCCCCTTGTTGTCGATCCCTTGATGCGAAACTCAATCCACTGTTTTGATCTCCGTTTTGATCCTACTCCTTTACTGGAACTTACTGTGGGGGAAATCCGACACAGGGTGTTTACTCCCAGAAAGGAGTTGGCCGATGAAGGGCTGGAGCGTATCCCCCTAAAAGACATCAATATCGGGAAATGTCCCATTGTCGCTCCCATGAATACCCTGGATGATGAAGCGGCATTACGTTTGGGCATCGATAAGGAAACCTGTCTAGAACACAGCCGTCTACTTCAGTCAGATCCAGGACTACTGCAAAAAATCCGGGAAGTCTTTAATCAGGATAAGTCTAAATATTACAGCGTAGAAGATGATCCTGATCTTCAAATCTATTCCGGGGGCTTCTTCCGGGATGATGACAGGATCAGAATGAAGATCATTCATGAAACGGCTCCGGAAGAACTGAAGACTCTGACCCTGAACTTTTTTGATCCCCGGATACCGGAGATGCTCAGGCGGTTCATCGGCAGGAATTTTCCAGCTACACTGGATGCGGAGGAAATGGCTGCCTGGAAAAGTGCCTGTGCGGGGCGTATTCTCTTTCCAAAAGCCCGTGGAGCCTTGGATCACGGCGGATTTCTAAAAGTCCTTGAAAACCTGAAGTATTCAACGGATGTCACACCTGCACAGAAACTGGTGGTGAAAGAGTTGGAGAAATATGAAGAGATTCTGAAGGATCAGGTCTTAAAATATGCCCCTTCCTGA
- a CDS encoding DNA polymerase II, which produces MHQGYILTSESLDIQDRHEIHLSGTGPEGPFFIKITDNKPVFFVPGSLELPPFDFSLRKPVQLTSYSGESVDALYFDSLHQFFGAKEKLTSQGCRVYESDVYPSERFLMERFITGAICWDGPGRIVDGGTLYVNPRISAPEEGTSSKPELRVLSLDIETGQQGEVYSIAMHGTGYNCVLKDFKKVLIHSDHKSIEGDFQYCQGEKETLKAFQAWIRKWDPDIIIGWYVIGFDLTFLENRFRHFGEAFLPGRENQPLKIKENRAGFFSAECRGRQIIDGLQTMRQNFYKFENFKLETVAQELLGRGKDIEEEGVSKVEEIERRYKEDPAALARYNLEDCILVSDIFKKTDLLGLILARREMTGLPLDQVNRTVAAFDFFYLPRLHRHGLVAPDSGDVQAGESASGGYVFAGEPGLYEQVIVLDFKSLYPSLIRTFHIDPLALIQNGNQSITTPTGHSFSKTETILPDFLAEAMNKRKKAKEEHNEPLSQAVKILMNSFYGAMGTTACRFYNPDLPKAITGTGQWILKETVQWLRGEEYKVIYGDTDSVFICLKKAETHRPEESGLRLAERVNHFIGNRVMEISGVFSHLEIEYEKLYRKFFLPPLRGSETGARKRYAGLLVKGGIENLEFTGMEFVRSDWTEMARNFQYELYRQFFHNEDAQGWIKQYMEDLRSGKMDDELVYKKGLSKDPEEYTKNIPPHVKAALLLPAEERKKLRSIEYMITPSGPMPLSLAPLEPDYDHYLEKQIRPIAETILPYMGLTFDEICYGKQLDLF; this is translated from the coding sequence ATGCATCAGGGATACATACTCACATCAGAAAGTCTGGATATCCAGGACCGGCATGAGATTCATCTAAGCGGGACAGGTCCGGAAGGCCCTTTCTTTATAAAAATAACGGACAATAAACCTGTTTTCTTTGTCCCCGGGAGCCTAGAACTTCCGCCCTTTGATTTTTCTTTGCGTAAACCAGTTCAACTGACAAGCTACTCCGGTGAATCCGTAGATGCCCTCTACTTTGATTCACTGCATCAGTTCTTTGGAGCCAAGGAAAAACTGACAAGCCAGGGCTGCCGGGTCTACGAGAGCGATGTATATCCTTCGGAGCGGTTTTTAATGGAACGGTTTATTACAGGAGCCATCTGCTGGGATGGCCCGGGCAGGATAGTAGATGGGGGAACTCTTTATGTGAATCCCAGGATATCCGCCCCCGAAGAAGGGACCAGCTCAAAACCGGAACTGAGAGTCCTCTCTCTGGATATAGAAACAGGACAACAGGGAGAGGTCTATTCAATTGCCATGCATGGGACGGGGTATAACTGCGTCTTGAAGGATTTTAAAAAGGTCCTGATCCACAGCGACCACAAGAGTATCGAAGGTGATTTTCAATACTGTCAGGGAGAGAAAGAAACCCTGAAGGCCTTTCAAGCCTGGATTCGTAAATGGGACCCCGACATCATCATAGGATGGTATGTGATCGGCTTTGACCTGACCTTTCTTGAAAACCGCTTCCGTCACTTTGGAGAAGCATTTTTACCGGGCAGGGAGAACCAGCCTCTCAAGATCAAGGAAAACAGAGCTGGATTCTTTTCGGCAGAATGCAGGGGCCGCCAGATCATCGACGGACTGCAGACTATGAGGCAGAATTTTTATAAATTTGAGAATTTCAAGCTGGAGACCGTGGCTCAGGAACTACTGGGACGAGGCAAAGACATTGAAGAAGAGGGGGTGAGCAAGGTAGAAGAAATTGAACGCCGATATAAAGAAGATCCCGCAGCTCTGGCAAGATACAACCTCGAAGACTGCATCCTTGTGAGCGACATATTTAAAAAGACTGACCTATTGGGACTTATCCTGGCGAGGAGAGAGATGACAGGACTCCCCCTGGACCAGGTGAATAGAACGGTGGCGGCCTTTGATTTTTTCTACCTTCCACGGCTGCACCGCCATGGACTGGTGGCCCCGGATTCCGGAGATGTACAAGCGGGAGAGTCGGCAAGTGGAGGCTATGTTTTTGCCGGAGAACCAGGCCTTTATGAACAGGTCATAGTGCTGGATTTCAAGAGTCTGTACCCCTCGCTTATCAGAACCTTCCACATTGATCCCCTGGCTTTGATCCAAAATGGAAATCAGAGCATCACCACCCCTACGGGACACAGTTTCTCCAAGACCGAAACCATACTCCCCGACTTTCTGGCAGAAGCGATGAACAAACGAAAAAAAGCCAAGGAAGAACACAATGAACCCCTCTCTCAAGCCGTGAAAATTTTGATGAATTCCTTTTACGGCGCCATGGGAACGACAGCCTGCCGCTTTTACAATCCCGACCTGCCTAAAGCCATCACCGGTACGGGGCAATGGATACTCAAAGAGACAGTACAATGGCTTAGAGGAGAGGAGTATAAAGTCATTTATGGCGATACAGACTCGGTTTTTATCTGCCTGAAAAAGGCCGAAACTCATAGACCCGAGGAATCAGGACTCCGCCTGGCAGAGAGGGTCAATCATTTTATTGGGAACAGAGTAATGGAGATCTCTGGCGTATTTTCCCACCTTGAAATTGAATACGAAAAGCTTTATAGAAAATTCTTTCTTCCCCCTCTGAGGGGGAGCGAAACAGGCGCCCGCAAAAGATACGCGGGGCTCCTCGTGAAAGGAGGAATTGAAAACCTTGAATTTACAGGAATGGAATTTGTCCGTTCTGACTGGACAGAAATGGCCCGGAACTTCCAGTATGAGCTATACAGGCAGTTTTTTCACAATGAAGATGCCCAGGGATGGATCAAACAATACATGGAAGACCTCCGAAGTGGAAAAATGGATGACGAACTGGTCTACAAGAAGGGCTTAAGCAAGGATCCCGAAGAGTATACAAAAAACATTCCTCCCCATGTGAAGGCGGCTCTCCTCCTCCCCGCGGAAGAACGAAAAAAGCTTAGATCCATCGAATATATGATCACTCCATCCGGACCGATGCCCCTGAGTTTGGCACCATTAGAGCCCGATTACGACCATTACCTCGAAAAACAGATACGGCCCATAGCCGAAACCATACTGCCTTATATGGGCCTGACCTTTGATGAGATTTGCTATGGAAAACAGCTGGATTTATTCTGA